A window of Variovorax paradoxus genomic DNA:
GGATAGGCAGCGGGCTTGGCGCGCGGGGAGGGCATCTACGGACTTTCGAAACTAGACCCACATTGTAGAATCGTGAGGTTTTGCGCCAATAAATTCGAAGCCCCCGATATGAAGTTGTTTGCCAATATTGTGCTTGCGGCCCTCGTGGGCCTCGCATCCAGCGTGAGTTTTGCAGCCGATGAACACGCCGCGGCTCCCGCTGCGGCGCCGGCCAAACCGGCCAAGCCGGACCCCGCCAAGGGGGATACGCTGTTCAGCGCGAGCACCCCCACGGTCCAGAGCTGCGCTTCGTGCCACAACGCTGACGGCAACTCGACCATCGCGGCCAACCCCAAGCTGGCGCAACAACACCCCGAATACATCCTCAAGCAGCTGCAGGACTTCAAGTCCGGCAAGCGCAAGAACAGCGTCATGAGCCCCATGGCCGCGAACCTCAGCGACCAGGACATGCGCGACATCGCCTGGTTCGTGGCCTCCAAG
This region includes:
- a CDS encoding c-type cytochrome, with protein sequence MKLFANIVLAALVGLASSVSFAADEHAAAPAAAPAKPAKPDPAKGDTLFSASTPTVQSCASCHNADGNSTIAANPKLAQQHPEYILKQLQDFKSGKRKNSVMSPMAANLSDQDMRDIAWFVASKKIKTGFSKDKDTVALGEKIYRGGIGERSIPACAGCHSPNGAGLPAQYPRLGGQNADYTVAQLKAFRGDGTPVRTNSGPMTGVAAKLNDREIAAVADYIAGLR